The Chroogloeocystis siderophila 5.2 s.c.1 genome includes a region encoding these proteins:
- the trpS gene encoding tryptophan--tRNA ligase yields MAKQRVLSGVQPTGNLHLGNYLGAIRNWVEAQSEYENFFCVVDLHAITVPHNPATLAADTYTIAALYLACGIDLEYANIFVQSHICAHSELTWLLNCITPLNWLQDMIQFKEKAIKQGENVNTGLLDYPVLMAADILLYQADKVPVGEDQKQHLELTRDIAARFNYQFARENPVLKLPDPLIRKEGARVMSLTDGTRKMSKSDPSDASRINLLDTPEQIQQKIKRCKTDPIKGLRFDDPERPECHNLLTLYMLLSGKSKAEVAAECQDMGWGQFKPLLAETAIAHLKPIQDKYQEIMNDKGYLESVLRSGREKAEAIAISTLNKVKSSLGYSMPV; encoded by the coding sequence ATGGCTAAGCAGCGCGTTCTATCTGGAGTTCAACCAACTGGTAATTTACACTTAGGGAATTATCTCGGTGCAATTCGCAATTGGGTAGAAGCACAAAGCGAATACGAGAATTTCTTTTGTGTAGTAGATCTACACGCTATTACAGTACCGCATAACCCAGCAACCTTAGCAGCAGATACATATACGATCGCTGCGTTGTATCTTGCCTGTGGCATTGACTTAGAATATGCAAACATCTTTGTTCAATCCCACATTTGCGCCCATAGTGAGTTGACATGGCTACTCAATTGCATTACTCCTTTGAACTGGCTGCAAGATATGATCCAGTTTAAGGAAAAGGCAATTAAACAAGGCGAAAACGTCAATACAGGCTTACTTGATTATCCCGTATTAATGGCAGCAGATATTTTGCTGTATCAAGCAGATAAAGTCCCTGTGGGTGAAGATCAAAAACAACACTTAGAACTAACTCGCGATATCGCAGCGCGGTTCAACTACCAGTTTGCCAGAGAAAATCCAGTACTTAAGTTACCAGATCCACTCATTCGCAAAGAAGGTGCGCGGGTGATGAGTTTGACAGATGGTACGCGCAAAATGTCTAAATCCGATCCGTCAGATGCTAGTCGGATTAACTTGCTTGATACTCCAGAACAAATTCAACAAAAGATTAAGCGCTGTAAAACTGATCCGATCAAGGGTTTAAGGTTTGATGACCCAGAACGCCCAGAATGTCATAATTTGTTAACACTTTATATGCTGCTTTCGGGTAAGTCTAAAGCTGAAGTTGCTGCGGAGTGTCAAGATATGGGCTGGGGACAATTTAAGCCGCTACTCGCAGAAACAGCGATCGCCCACCTCAAGCCCATTCAAGACAAATATCAAGAAATCATGAACGACAAAGGCTATTTAGAGTCAGTATTACGTTCAGGACGAGAAAAAGCCGAAGCGATCGCGATCTCAACCCTGAACAAAGTGAAATCTTCTTTGGGCTATTCTATGCCAGTGTAA
- a CDS encoding peroxidase family protein — protein sequence MKRRSTAKDGLRNNIEYYILTHFKWFWNLVQKNNYLKRKINKFLINNAIYKIPTRPYPFSTMAPYTSWDSLTDRKYSGRHLPPVERDYEKLPSPEAIAENLFLRKGNAILSPKSTLLFSYFAQWFTDGFLRTDRNNNLKNTSNHEIDISPLYGLNQNITNILRLHQGGKLRYQTINGEDYPLYYFENGQVREEFKDLPAPIFREEWTTPVQKNHLFAMGNERGNVQIGYVMMNTLFLREHNRICDVLAQAYKDWDDERLFQTARNIVIVLLIKIVIEEYINHITPYHFKFILDPTAFTNEKWYRQNWMTVEFNLLYRWHSLVPDKVVLNNEEVPIAKTQWNNDLITDKGLGILFDAASKQPAGDIGLHNTLHFILNTDINSIKLGRDTKLASYNGYREICKFPRVTNFNQITEDEGTQKDLKALYGHVDNIEYYVGLFAEDTRPNSALSPLIGRLVGIDAFSQALTNPLLAENVFNEKTFSPIGMKIIQDTQSLAEILHRNIPSTDKRFLVSMTQVN from the coding sequence ATGAAAAGAAGGAGTACCGCAAAAGACGGATTGAGAAATAATATTGAGTACTATATTTTAACGCACTTCAAGTGGTTTTGGAACTTAGTACAAAAAAACAATTACCTCAAACGCAAAATCAATAAATTCCTCATCAACAACGCCATTTATAAAATTCCGACTCGTCCGTATCCCTTCAGCACAATGGCACCTTATACATCATGGGACTCGTTAACCGATAGAAAGTATAGCGGACGACATTTACCTCCAGTTGAGCGAGATTACGAGAAACTACCATCACCGGAAGCGATCGCCGAAAATCTATTTTTGCGTAAAGGCAACGCAATTTTATCTCCCAAATCTACGCTGTTGTTTTCTTACTTTGCGCAGTGGTTTACTGATGGTTTTTTACGTACTGATAGAAATAATAACCTAAAAAATACTTCTAATCATGAAATTGATATCAGCCCACTGTATGGATTAAATCAAAATATTACTAATATTTTAAGACTGCATCAAGGAGGTAAGTTACGCTATCAAACAATCAATGGTGAAGACTATCCTCTTTACTACTTTGAAAACGGACAAGTCAGGGAAGAATTTAAAGACTTACCTGCACCAATTTTTCGGGAAGAATGGACGACTCCAGTGCAGAAGAACCACCTATTTGCCATGGGTAACGAACGCGGTAACGTCCAGATCGGCTATGTGATGATGAATACCCTGTTTCTAAGGGAACATAATCGTATCTGTGATGTTTTGGCACAAGCGTATAAGGATTGGGATGACGAACGACTCTTTCAAACCGCGAGAAATATTGTGATTGTCTTGCTGATTAAAATTGTGATTGAAGAGTACATTAATCACATCACTCCGTATCACTTCAAGTTCATTCTCGATCCCACTGCATTTACAAACGAAAAGTGGTATCGCCAAAATTGGATGACAGTAGAGTTCAACTTATTGTATCGCTGGCATAGCCTTGTACCAGATAAAGTTGTGCTAAATAACGAAGAAGTTCCTATAGCAAAAACTCAATGGAATAATGATTTAATTACAGATAAAGGCTTAGGAATATTATTCGACGCTGCCTCTAAGCAACCTGCTGGCGATATTGGCTTGCACAACACTCTTCACTTTATTCTTAACACCGACATCAACAGTATTAAATTAGGACGCGATACCAAACTAGCTAGCTACAACGGTTATAGAGAAATTTGCAAGTTTCCTAGAGTGACCAACTTCAATCAAATTACGGAAGATGAAGGAACGCAAAAGGATCTTAAAGCCTTATACGGTCATGTTGATAACATTGAATACTATGTAGGACTGTTTGCGGAAGATACACGCCCAAATTCTGCTTTGTCTCCTTTAATTGGCAGACTTGTCGGTATTGATGCCTTTTCGCAAGCGTTGACGAATCCTTTACTTGCGGAAAACGTGTTTAACGAAAAAACCTTCTCTCCGATTGGGATGAAAATTATTCAAGATACTCAAAGTCTTGCAGAGATTCTGCATCGTAATATTCCATCAACAGATAAGCGCTTTCTGGTTTCAATGACACAAGTGAACTGA
- the modA gene encoding molybdate ABC transporter substrate-binding protein, with protein MKKCLWFLVLALIGCLAACGVSTVSTPTLVTSPSPLAETITLTVSAAADLNYVFPEIGKLWEQETGNQVTFNMGSTGQLAQQIERGAPVDLFAAANKQFIEDLDQKGLISSETKALYGVGRITIWQRKNSSLNIQNIKDLTQPQIQRVAIANPNHAPYGVAAREALQSAGIWEELQPKLVFGENIRQTQQYAETGNADVAIAALSISVNKPGKWILIPAVLHQPLEQMLAVPKSARHPEVAKQFAAFINGAQGRPLMRKYGFILPGEEPVL; from the coding sequence ATGAAAAAGTGCTTGTGGTTTCTAGTTCTCGCTCTCATCGGTTGTTTAGCCGCGTGTGGAGTTTCTACTGTAAGTACGCCTACGTTAGTGACTTCTCCCTCACCTTTGGCTGAGACAATTACCTTGACTGTTTCCGCAGCCGCAGATTTAAACTACGTCTTTCCAGAGATTGGTAAGCTGTGGGAACAAGAAACCGGAAATCAAGTAACGTTTAACATGGGATCGACAGGACAACTTGCCCAGCAGATTGAGCGAGGAGCACCTGTGGATTTGTTTGCCGCAGCTAATAAGCAATTTATCGAAGATTTAGACCAAAAAGGGTTAATAAGTTCAGAAACAAAGGCATTGTATGGGGTAGGGCGCATTACAATCTGGCAGCGAAAAAATAGCTCCCTCAATATTCAAAACATTAAAGACTTAACTCAACCGCAGATTCAGCGAGTGGCGATCGCCAATCCCAATCACGCACCCTATGGCGTCGCTGCGCGGGAAGCTTTGCAATCGGCAGGTATTTGGGAAGAACTGCAACCGAAACTTGTCTTTGGCGAAAACATCCGACAAACACAGCAATACGCAGAAACAGGAAATGCAGATGTGGCGATCGCTGCGCTTTCTATCAGTGTCAATAAACCAGGCAAGTGGATTTTAATTCCTGCTGTTTTACATCAACCTCTCGAACAAATGCTCGCAGTTCCTAAAAGTGCCCGTCATCCAGAGGTAGCTAAGCAATTTGCCGCTTTTATCAATGGCGCACAGGGAAGACCTTTGATGCGCAAATATGGCTTCATTTTACCAGGGGAGGAACCAGTATTATGA
- a CDS encoding sulfate/molybdate ABC transporter ATP-binding protein has translation MQLIVDIQKQLPSYSLEVAFKVEQEALGILGSSGSGKSMTLRCIAGIETPDSGVIVLNDRILYDSCKGISLPSRDRNVGFLFQNYALFPHLTVAQNIAYGLKGLPKSVQARRVATQLEQVKLARFEHCYPHQLSGGQQQRVALARALATSPEILLLDEPFSALDTHLRSELEKQLIKTLSSYQGLTLFVSHNLEEAYRICQKLIVLSAGKIVADGNKQNVFEQPNTLTVARLTGCKNISRIQPIGSQQIQALDWNCTLQSSEPVSLLHTHVGIRAHQITFPEQYQENTFLCWLVWTSETPHRMTVYLKLQEPPLNTDDYHFQAEIFKDNWEYLKNRPLPWFACLDSRRLFLLND, from the coding sequence ATGCAACTCATCGTCGATATTCAAAAGCAACTTCCCAGCTATTCTCTAGAAGTCGCTTTTAAAGTTGAGCAAGAAGCGTTAGGAATTTTGGGGAGTTCAGGTTCAGGCAAAAGTATGACTTTGCGCTGTATTGCCGGAATTGAAACACCTGATAGTGGAGTCATCGTGCTAAACGACCGAATTCTATATGACTCTTGCAAGGGAATTAGTTTGCCTAGTCGCGATCGCAACGTCGGTTTTCTTTTCCAAAATTATGCTCTTTTTCCTCATCTTACTGTTGCGCAAAATATTGCCTACGGTTTGAAAGGCTTACCGAAGAGTGTGCAAGCAAGACGCGTTGCCACTCAACTAGAACAAGTTAAACTAGCAAGGTTTGAGCATTGTTATCCTCATCAACTATCCGGCGGACAACAACAAAGAGTGGCGCTAGCTAGAGCGTTAGCGACTAGTCCAGAGATTTTGCTATTAGATGAGCCATTTTCTGCGCTCGATACTCATTTACGTAGCGAACTAGAAAAGCAACTTATTAAAACCTTATCTAGCTATCAAGGATTAACTTTATTTGTCAGTCATAATTTAGAGGAAGCTTACCGAATTTGCCAAAAATTGATTGTTCTCTCTGCTGGCAAGATTGTTGCAGATGGAAACAAACAAAACGTTTTTGAACAGCCCAACACATTAACTGTCGCACGACTCACTGGCTGTAAAAATATTTCCCGCATTCAACCAATAGGCTCCCAACAAATTCAAGCACTAGATTGGAACTGTACTCTGCAATCCTCTGAACCTGTTTCTTTGCTGCATACCCATGTAGGTATTCGTGCCCATCAAATTACCTTTCCAGAGCAATATCAGGAAAATACGTTTCTCTGTTGGTTAGTTTGGACGAGTGAAACACCGCATCGCATGACTGTATATCTAAAGTTGCAAGAACCACCGCTCAACACAGACGACTATCACTTCCAGGCAGAAATATTCAAGGACAATTGGGAATATCTGAAAAATCGCCCCTTACCGTGGTTTGCTTGTTTAGATTCACGTCGTTTGTTTTTACTCAACGATTGA
- a CDS encoding Hsp70 family protein, translating into MAIAIDFGTSNTCIARWNPITQKPETISLAGLSVQQGLNPPLVPSLVYVEDAAQKKVIVGQAVRDRGLDLTSNPRFFRSFKRGIGSNIQGFLPELDGEMITFEQVGQWFLTQIITTLNAETPDVGNSLVLTVPVDSFEAYRHWLGAVCQSLAVEQVRLIDEPTAAALGYGLADRENLLVVDFGGGTLDLSLVKLDGSGQSGQKPLGFVLKWGDKLFSEKSGQKPKTAQVLAKAGQNLGGSDIDNWLVDYFAATQGLVVNSLTTRLAEKLKIQLSTQPQASEVYFNDETFETYQLELDRASLENILQEHAFFERLDESMTQLLQQARRQGLEVADINAVLLVGGTAQMPAVQTWIQQYFDAAKIRCEKPFEAIAQGALQLSQGIEIKDFLYHSYGVRYWDRRQNGHKWHPLIKAGQPYPMSEPVELVLGASVDNQPSIELIIGELGQETGGTEIYFDGDRLVTRRLDSGQSQVKPLNDQDGARSIAQLTPPGYPGSDRVKVLFQVDQQRFLRITVEDLFTNQILLQNQLVAQLS; encoded by the coding sequence ATGGCGATCGCAATTGATTTTGGTACGAGTAACACTTGCATAGCGCGTTGGAACCCCATAACGCAAAAGCCAGAAACAATCAGTTTAGCGGGGCTTTCAGTACAACAAGGGTTAAATCCGCCTTTGGTTCCGAGTTTGGTGTATGTGGAAGATGCAGCCCAAAAAAAGGTCATTGTCGGACAAGCGGTACGCGATCGCGGACTTGATCTTACAAGTAACCCGCGATTTTTCCGCAGCTTCAAACGCGGAATTGGTAGCAATATTCAAGGATTTCTTCCCGAACTCGATGGCGAGATGATCACTTTTGAGCAAGTCGGACAATGGTTTTTAACACAAATCATCACAACGCTCAATGCAGAAACTCCTGATGTTGGTAATTCTCTCGTATTGACTGTACCTGTCGATAGCTTTGAGGCTTATCGTCACTGGTTAGGAGCCGTTTGTCAATCGCTAGCAGTTGAACAAGTGCGGCTAATTGATGAACCAACTGCTGCTGCTTTAGGTTATGGTTTAGCCGATCGAGAGAATTTACTCGTTGTTGACTTTGGCGGTGGAACTCTCGATTTATCTTTGGTAAAGCTCGATGGGAGTGGACAATCAGGGCAAAAACCATTAGGCTTTGTGCTGAAATGGGGCGATAAGTTATTTAGCGAAAAATCAGGGCAAAAACCCAAGACGGCGCAGGTACTTGCCAAAGCAGGGCAAAATCTTGGTGGTTCGGATATTGATAATTGGTTAGTTGATTACTTTGCTGCGACGCAGGGTTTAGTTGTCAATTCCTTAACAACACGACTTGCAGAAAAATTAAAGATTCAATTATCAACGCAACCGCAAGCAAGTGAGGTTTATTTTAATGATGAAACCTTTGAAACTTATCAACTAGAGTTAGACCGTGCGAGTTTAGAAAATATTTTGCAAGAACACGCATTTTTTGAACGATTAGATGAATCAATGACGCAACTTTTGCAACAAGCACGACGACAAGGGCTAGAAGTTGCTGATATTAATGCCGTGTTACTCGTCGGTGGTACAGCACAAATGCCTGCTGTACAAACGTGGATACAACAGTATTTCGATGCGGCAAAAATCCGTTGTGAAAAACCTTTTGAAGCGATCGCACAAGGTGCTTTACAACTCAGTCAAGGAATAGAAATTAAAGATTTTCTTTATCACAGCTATGGCGTGCGCTATTGGGATCGACGCCAAAACGGTCATAAATGGCATCCTCTGATTAAAGCTGGACAACCTTATCCGATGAGCGAGCCAGTAGAACTCGTTTTAGGTGCTTCCGTAGATAATCAACCAAGTATTGAATTAATTATCGGTGAGCTTGGGCAAGAAACGGGCGGAACCGAAATTTATTTTGATGGCGATCGCCTTGTGACACGTCGTCTCGACAGCGGACAAAGCCAAGTTAAACCGCTCAACGATCAAGATGGGGCGCGATCAATTGCTCAACTAACGCCGCCAGGTTATCCAGGAAGCGATCGCGTTAAAGTATTATTTCAAGTCGATCAGCAGCGGTTTTTACGTATTACAGTAGAGGATCTATTCACAAATCAAATCTTGTTGCAAAATCAACTTGTTGCTCAACTAAGTTAA
- a CDS encoding phosphatase PAP2 family protein yields MRSKLAKLSLRVFRIRVIGILVSVLSLWIFARLARQVLEQQTNAFDTAIMLAIRGIHYPLLDQAMMGTTFLGDPIVLFVFCLVLGVWLYKHHRRSAANTLAIAYIGALLLQFVLKQVFTRERPQFWEQFIKLRDYSFPSGHAVMSLVIYGLIAYILTGYFPYRQKLITSITVLLIIAIGFSRVYLGVHWPTDVIAGYAAGVVWLVACILSLRVWRQRRHRRHAQVEKNSVSSYR; encoded by the coding sequence ATGCGTTCCAAGCTGGCAAAACTCTCTTTACGAGTATTCCGCATTAGAGTCATTGGGATACTCGTTTCAGTATTATCACTATGGATATTTGCGCGATTGGCGCGGCAAGTTTTAGAACAACAAACGAATGCCTTTGATACAGCAATTATGCTGGCAATAAGAGGTATTCATTACCCATTACTCGACCAAGCAATGATGGGAACCACTTTTTTGGGCGATCCAATCGTGTTGTTTGTCTTTTGTCTTGTGTTGGGAGTGTGGTTATACAAACATCATCGGCGATCAGCAGCAAATACACTAGCGATCGCTTACATTGGTGCGCTGTTACTTCAGTTTGTTCTCAAGCAAGTATTTACCCGCGAAAGACCGCAGTTTTGGGAACAATTTATCAAATTAAGAGATTACAGCTTTCCCAGCGGTCATGCGGTGATGTCACTCGTTATTTATGGTTTGATTGCTTATATACTTACGGGTTACTTTCCGTACCGACAGAAATTAATTACGAGCATTACAGTTTTATTAATCATTGCGATCGGCTTTAGTCGCGTATATTTAGGCGTGCATTGGCCCACTGACGTCATCGCAGGTTACGCAGCAGGAGTAGTGTGGTTAGTTGCGTGTATTCTCAGCTTGCGAGTTTGGCGTCAACGTCGCCATCGTCGTCATGCTCAGGTTGAGAAAAACTCAGTATCTTCTTATCGATAA
- a CDS encoding sulfite exporter TauE/SafE family protein yields MRNFWAFIWGTVVGVLGGLIGLGGAEFRLPILVSFFNYRTLQAIIINLIVSLVAVTFSFIFRSRVVGLENVTANWAIIINILAGSLIGSYVGVYYATKVNEKALNRVVVGFLVFLSIVLIGHDIIFSIGDLPLSYLFKIMLGFLAGIIIGIFSSMLGVAGGELIIPTIILVFAVDIKLAGSLSLAISIPTILMGLFKYRSQQRLNGIESEQKFISFMAVGSILGAFIGSILLRYVSASLLYLILGTILLISALKLAKHKPRTV; encoded by the coding sequence ATGAGAAATTTTTGGGCATTTATTTGGGGTACTGTAGTAGGAGTACTTGGTGGATTAATCGGGTTAGGAGGTGCAGAGTTTCGCCTACCCATCCTTGTTAGTTTTTTTAACTACCGTACTCTCCAAGCGATCATCATTAATCTAATCGTGAGCCTGGTTGCAGTAACATTTTCATTTATTTTTCGTAGTCGTGTTGTTGGTCTTGAAAATGTGACTGCCAACTGGGCAATAATCATTAATATTCTGGCAGGCTCTTTAATTGGTTCATATGTTGGAGTTTATTATGCAACCAAGGTCAATGAAAAAGCTTTGAATCGAGTTGTTGTCGGTTTTTTAGTGTTTCTAAGTATCGTATTAATTGGACACGATATCATTTTTAGTATTGGAGATTTACCACTATCATATTTGTTCAAAATTATGTTGGGATTTCTAGCAGGAATTATCATTGGCATCTTCAGCAGTATGCTAGGTGTAGCAGGGGGAGAGTTAATTATTCCAACTATTATTTTAGTGTTTGCTGTTGATATTAAATTAGCAGGAAGTTTAAGTTTGGCAATCAGCATTCCTACAATTTTGATGGGTTTATTTAAGTATAGAAGTCAGCAACGGCTAAATGGAATTGAGTCAGAGCAAAAATTTATTAGTTTTATGGCAGTTGGTTCAATTTTAGGTGCATTTATTGGCAGCATTTTATTGAGGTACGTATCAGCTTCATTGCTATACCTCATTCTGGGCACGATTTTATTGATATCAGCATTAAAGTTAGCAAAGCATAAGCCAAGAACTGTGTAG
- the modB gene encoding molybdate ABC transporter permease subunit: MIWQPFMLSLQVTIVASILILIFGLSIGIWLARKQFPGQIFVSTLLNLPLVLPPSVVGYFLLLVLGRGSPIKEWFGIDLLFTWQAGVIASAVVAFPLMVESTRAAIANVDPELEAAARTLGSTELEVLWRVTIPVAYRGILAGFGLSVARGLGEFGATLMVAGSIPGRTQTLPLAIYDAVQMQRYELANLMVLITTAIAFAVLWWVRYLESQQPQSQRQQHKKLQKERFNATHRRYSKATSQLFSRSRF; this comes from the coding sequence ATGATCTGGCAGCCGTTTATGCTGTCTTTACAAGTCACAATCGTTGCTAGTATTCTAATTCTAATATTTGGTTTAAGCATAGGAATTTGGCTTGCCAGAAAACAGTTTCCAGGGCAGATTTTTGTTTCCACACTGCTAAATTTGCCATTAGTGTTGCCACCTAGTGTTGTAGGTTATTTCTTGTTGCTGGTATTGGGAAGAGGTAGCCCAATCAAAGAGTGGTTTGGCATTGATTTATTATTTACTTGGCAAGCTGGAGTAATCGCCTCTGCTGTTGTCGCATTTCCTTTAATGGTTGAATCAACCAGAGCCGCGATCGCCAATGTCGATCCTGAATTAGAAGCCGCAGCGCGTACCCTTGGTTCAACAGAACTAGAAGTCCTTTGGCGGGTGACAATTCCCGTTGCATACCGAGGTATTTTAGCTGGTTTTGGGTTGAGTGTGGCAAGGGGTCTTGGAGAATTCGGAGCCACCTTAATGGTTGCAGGTAGTATCCCTGGAAGAACGCAAACATTACCTTTAGCTATCTACGATGCAGTACAAATGCAACGCTATGAATTAGCAAACCTCATGGTTTTGATCACCACAGCGATCGCCTTTGCTGTGCTGTGGTGGGTGCGATATCTAGAATCACAACAACCCCAGAGTCAACGACAACAGCACAAGAAACTGCAAAAAGAAAGATTCAATGCAACTCATCGTCGATATTCAAAAGCAACTTCCCAGCTATTCTCTAGAAGTCGCTTTTAA
- a CDS encoding DUF4070 domain-containing protein, translating into MNFVPTRPVEELTEEYIDAFCHIYEPMPYLKRTFHHFRMMNGWRGKTNRPITITELRLFAALCWRQGLLHSTRFRFWWQLGAIALTKPRLLYDYFVALCAGEHFFHYRYQVREQLQTQLSTIKQAKRQELVSVS; encoded by the coding sequence ATGAATTTTGTGCCAACTCGTCCAGTAGAAGAACTGACAGAAGAGTATATCGATGCATTCTGCCATATTTATGAACCAATGCCCTACTTAAAACGCACGTTTCATCACTTCCGCATGATGAATGGTTGGCGGGGTAAGACCAATCGTCCTATCACAATAACTGAGTTACGATTGTTTGCAGCACTTTGTTGGCGACAAGGATTATTACATTCGACGCGATTTCGTTTTTGGTGGCAATTAGGTGCGATCGCACTCACAAAACCTCGTCTATTATATGATTACTTCGTTGCCTTATGTGCTGGCGAACACTTCTTCCACTATCGCTATCAAGTGCGAGAGCAATTACAAACACAACTTAGTACAATTAAACAAGCAAAGCGGCAAGAACTCGTATCTGTTAGTTAA
- a CDS encoding methylenetetrahydrofolate reductase, whose protein sequence is MLNNLNGTSLNSLRTAIIRGDFLVTAEVAPPKGSNPAQMVQMAQQLKSRVHAVNITDGSRAVLRMSSLAASVILLQHGIEPICQVACRDRNRIGLQADLMGAYALGIRNILALTGDPVKAGDHVDAKSVFDLESIRLLKLIHKMNSGIDCCDQPLTDGATDLFPGAAVDPQLASWSGLQSRFERKLEAGAQFFQSQLITDFDRLEKFMDQIANGCGKPIMAGIFLLKSAKNAQFINRCVPGVNIPQHIIDRLEQAQDPLQEGVKIAAEQVKIARDLCQGVHMMAVKREDLIPQILDLAGVAPVKKEPVMSMTT, encoded by the coding sequence ATGCTAAATAATTTAAACGGAACTTCTTTAAACTCATTACGCACAGCCATCATTCGGGGTGACTTTCTAGTTACAGCTGAAGTTGCACCTCCTAAAGGTAGCAATCCCGCGCAGATGGTGCAAATGGCACAACAACTCAAAAGTCGCGTTCATGCAGTGAATATTACTGATGGTAGCAGGGCAGTTTTGCGGATGTCTTCGCTCGCTGCTTCAGTGATATTGTTGCAACACGGGATTGAGCCAATTTGTCAAGTTGCTTGTCGCGATCGCAACCGTATTGGACTGCAAGCAGATCTTATGGGTGCTTATGCTCTGGGCATCCGCAATATTTTAGCGCTCACGGGCGACCCTGTAAAAGCAGGCGATCATGTTGATGCTAAAAGTGTCTTTGACCTCGAATCTATTCGACTCCTCAAATTAATTCATAAAATGAATTCTGGGATAGACTGTTGCGACCAACCTCTCACTGATGGTGCAACAGATTTATTTCCTGGTGCAGCAGTCGATCCACAACTCGCAAGCTGGTCAGGGTTACAAAGTCGATTTGAGCGTAAACTTGAAGCTGGAGCACAGTTTTTCCAAAGTCAACTCATTACAGATTTTGATCGCCTAGAAAAGTTTATGGATCAAATAGCCAATGGTTGTGGTAAACCAATCATGGCAGGGATCTTTTTATTAAAGTCTGCTAAAAATGCGCAATTTATTAATCGTTGTGTTCCTGGTGTAAACATTCCCCAACATATTATCGACCGTTTAGAACAAGCGCAAGATCCTCTCCAAGAAGGAGTCAAAATTGCAGCAGAACAAGTAAAAATTGCTCGCGACTTATGTCAAGGTGTCCATATGATGGCAGTCAAGCGCGAAGACTTAATTCCCCAAATTTTAGATTTAGCTGGAGTTGCACCAGTAAAAAAAGAGCCAGTTATGTCAATGACAACTTAG
- the uvsE gene encoding UV DNA damage repair endonuclease UvsE, with product MTAVELKNLLKTSSAVRSPQPNLGLVCVTFSKEVRFRTITRTRYLTLSDSQRESTLKDIYTDNLSRFHKALSFCQQHNIKLYRASSSLFPLNDWEDQIGAQVLEQMRDELGKIGQRATELGIRIVLHPDQYVVLSSDSPSVVQSSIQILQRHSQDLDLLGLPQSHWSLMNIHGGKAQRPEQLIQVVNDLPAEIKSRLTFENDEYAYSAREILEVCQCTGVPMVFDAHHHICHEKLSSYEDPSVAEMFYAARDTWENPDWQLVHISNGETAFNDRKHSNLITTMPSVYREAPWIEVEAKAKEDAITLLQKEWLE from the coding sequence ATGACAGCAGTTGAGCTAAAGAATTTGCTTAAGACATCTTCAGCAGTGCGATCGCCGCAACCGAATCTTGGTTTAGTGTGTGTCACCTTTTCTAAAGAAGTCCGCTTCCGCACAATTACGCGTACGCGTTATCTCACACTAAGTGATAGCCAACGGGAAAGCACGCTCAAAGATATTTACACCGATAATCTCAGTCGGTTCCACAAAGCGCTTTCGTTTTGTCAGCAACACAACATCAAGCTTTACCGCGCTTCCTCAAGTTTATTTCCCTTGAATGATTGGGAAGATCAAATCGGCGCACAAGTTTTAGAACAAATGCGCGATGAGTTGGGTAAAATCGGACAACGTGCCACAGAATTAGGAATTCGGATCGTGCTGCATCCCGATCAGTACGTTGTATTAAGTTCCGATTCCCCTAGCGTTGTGCAATCGAGTATTCAAATTTTGCAACGGCATTCACAAGATTTAGACTTATTAGGATTACCGCAATCGCATTGGTCTTTAATGAATATTCATGGTGGTAAAGCGCAACGTCCAGAACAACTTATTCAAGTTGTGAACGACTTACCAGCGGAAATCAAAAGCCGTTTAACGTTTGAGAATGATGAATATGCTTATAGCGCTAGGGAAATTTTAGAAGTGTGTCAATGTACAGGTGTACCAATGGTGTTTGACGCGCATCATCATATTTGTCATGAAAAATTAAGTAGCTACGAAGATCCCTCAGTTGCAGAAATGTTTTATGCAGCGCGCGACACTTGGGAAAATCCAGATTGGCAATTGGTACATATTTCCAACGGCGAAACTGCTTTTAACGATCGCAAGCACAGTAATTTAATTACAACAATGCCAAGCGTCTACCGCGAAGCCCCCTGGATCGAAGTTGAAGCCAAAGCCAAAGAAGACGCGATCACTCTATTACAAAAAGAGTGGCTAGAATAA